The Festucalex cinctus isolate MCC-2025b chromosome 6, RoL_Fcin_1.0, whole genome shotgun sequence genomic sequence AGCTAGCAGTAGCAAGTTCAATTCAGtccatttttttaatccattttaatttaaaaataagtacTAACTTTACAATGTTCCCAATGTCCTATATTGTCCAAGAGTTGCTAAAGTACATAAATAATCTGCATCTTCTCTTACGTGTCTCGACTAAAACAAAGTCACTACTTGTTGGTTCTACTATTATGAATGAGGTATGTAATCACAGGAGTCATTTGGgaacattcttaaaaaatagATTCTCAGGatgcttatttattttgaaatgtacgAATATTTATAATCATAAAATCCTACTTATCGTGTGTTACCCTTTTATTTTAATACCGCTAACAACGTATTTTTAGATTTACTGATTCAATGccttatagtttttttgttgtttttgttgttgttgttttttaggagCTACGGGAACACTGTAAACAAAGCACAAAGAAAATCTTTTAGAAATAGTGTTAAAAATACAAGGAGAGCGAGAAAACAAGTGAACAAACCTGCTCTTCATGACTCAACGTGAGACTTGACAACAGTGTTCATGAATTCAACTGTCTGCTGCACTTCACTTTTGTCCGACAAAGTTCTTCCTCATATTCTGCTATTGTTATTTCAAAAGCTACACACATTTCTTGGATGGTTGTTCTTGGCATTTCCACTTGACAAATGTTCAGATGCTAAACACAAGAATTGGCACTCACACTTGAGCTCTGCATAGCAATGTGTTGATCACAACCATTTCTACATGCTagcggctagcaagctaagctaagctctAGTGACACAATCACATCCATGTAATGTTACGAAGGAATCAGTACACCCTTACCATCTGTTTGGAACATAGCGGGGGTGACCTTTTGCCGGCATTGACCTCTTGCTGACTCCCATCCTGTCACAAAACGCAAGTCAGCTTTGACTGAATATCATAACGGCACTACGGAAGCCCATGTGACAAAATGCAGGGTGTGGTAGATGACAACACAGCAGACATGTTACATAAGTGTTCTTTCCCTGTGTGAGCACCTGCTGACAAGGGTGTTGCTGGGTGTCAAAGGGTGAGTCAGGAAAGGGACTCGCATGCGGTGTTGTCACTCTTGATATTGTTATGGGCTGCTGATAAAGGGCATCCTCACTAAATACTCTAAGCTAGTTCTTACTCACATGCACCGAAGCAGAGAATAGAAGAGGCTGAGTAACAGATGAAACTCGAGCCTGGATATTCAtcaaacaatttaaaataaaggtCAAAAAGAAAAGCTATTGTTTGAATAAGAGGATCAGCTAGCAAAGGCACTGTGTACACAGTTACAGTCTACACACTTCTCAAGCGCACAATGCATGTGTAATACTTTTTTTCAGTATAAGTATTCTCTGAGTACTCGCCGATACCAAGTTTCTGATACATTTACGACTTATGAGATATGCAAAAAATTGTGAACGAAGACCCTTTCACTCTGAAGCAGATGATGATTCGTCAATGTGTTAAACTGCTgtagtatagcgccaactactggtgAGGAGGAGTTTGtcgattttagatttttttttgcctgaagtATCGGTGTCTGATATATCGGCAACGTCCGCAGTCCGTAAGtaccaataccttaaaataaggctggtatttGCCCatccccatttaaaaaaaaataaatcattatttttcattattctaCTTGTATAAACAAATCACATCATTATAAAATATGTGTTACATAAAAAGTGCTTATTATCCAAGTTCACAAAGTTACTTGCCTCTGTCAGGATCTCTCGGTTGGCCAGCACACAGTTCTCATCAGGAAATGTCTCACACAGATGCTTGAAGGTCGCCATGCATTCCCTGAAAACAAGAAATAAAGACTTTGGTGCCTTGAAGTATACTTTGACAAGCTCAAAAGGTTGCATTCCCATAgcatgggtattttttttttttttttttactacaactgtattttttttttaaatgtaatcagATTATTATGATTGCATATTCTTTTAAGGATTATCAATTTAAATGTTCACCCTCTCTAAATGtattgctttttgttttccGAATGAGCAATTGAAGTGTTTAGAAGTTTGCTCACTTGCTGACAGCCCCCCAGGTCTTCTTGAGGCGATACACAGCATTGGACTGAAGGGCAGACAGGATGGCCCGTAAGGACGAAAAGTTCTTCAGCTGCCTGCACGCCTGCAAAAATCCAGCATGAGCACGGTTGTGTCATTTATGCCATCCAAGCATGCTTGTTTCCCCCCACACCGACCTTTGCCACATTGATCCACCACTCAAGGATGCGCGCTCTGCAGGAAGGACTGCTGTGAGAGGAGGGAGGCAGGCCAGGGCCACTCAAAGGGTAGAGGAAGCTCAATGAGGGGCTGGGCGATGAGATGGGAGAAGAAGTGGAGGGGCTCGGAGAAGACGGGCAAAGCAGCGACGTGATGACGAGGTTGGTGACCGCGTTGAACTGGGAAATGGTGGCACGGACGCTGGGCGCCAGATTGCGGTTTTCCTTTTTGTCGCGTTGTGACCACACACAGCCCAGGCAGTGGAACGGTAACACTCGGACAAAGAGTtcctggggaggaaaaaacaaaaacaaaacagcatcatACTGGAAGTTTAATACACACACTATTTGTCAATAGAATGCAATAAATGGTGAGAAATCTCACCATGTCCAATCTGGTGAGCTGTTCCGCTACATCAGTGACAGGAAAGTTCATGAAGACATCTCGGTGTTCCTCCTTGCAGAGCAGCACTCTGTCGTCCACTGACGTAAACTGGCTGCGATCTGGCGGTGACAAAACAAATCATTATTACATTTCCCAAAAAGGCAAGACAGACTTTCTATGGGATTTCTTCAGATTGAGATTATAGTctgtgttgatttatttttaacatttgcttgatttattttttaaattatgatattttagcattttattgactgtttttttttaaaattattatattttagcattttattagtgatagaccgacatgttttttttcaaggccgatacgatacaggttattagtagtcaaggagaccgataaccgatatttcaagccgatattcattttttgtaaaatagaaaaaaaaaacttcttttaaacaatattgacaatttgttccaaaaaattATAACAGAAAATGCAGAGCTTCCAGGGTCGTTAGCATGtgtaaatcaaaataataataatgagaagaagaagaataattaaaaagcaagtaaatagctccCCAAGTTTTCTACAATTTCAACattatttcttgatttatttttttttaataaaaagtggagggagttcctatttttttttaatttttatttttttttaataaggtggAAATATAAATAgacccataaatgaaaagttccccatATCTCAATGcgtgacaaatgcatgctactaactaatttggggtttttgttcggGTTCATAAAACGTCTCAAAGGATCTtcgcagtgaaaaattgtctgaatatgttccaaatgtgtttacgataaataaaaactgactgaacAGCTtaaaattcctgatgaaaaccccaaattcgcgaCGTTCacaagtattcactgctcagtgagataccagcttttcagattcaaaaaatggccgatgccgatatttgtcaaaatgccaaatatcggcaccgataatcggcacAGAGGATAATCGGTCGATCCTTACATTTTATTGACTGTTTTCTTAAGGTTTTTTATAAttggttttactagattttattTGCATGATAGTGTGTGGACTTCAATGTGCAACACTTCGGAAACTcttgtttataaaatgtactacagaaataaagtggattggaTTGGATTGGATTGATTGCAGTGATTGTGAACAAATAAGCAGTTGGTCACAGAGCTACAAGTTTCCTCTACCTTGTTCCTGGAGCGACTTGAGGAGACTCTCTGCGGTCTGAGCCAAGCGCCTGAAGCAGAGGCGCCGGCGCAAGTTGGAACATAAGAGCCGGAGAGATCCGAATTGAGGGGGTTCATGGAAGTCTGCACTGTAGTCCCCCAACCACAGCCTGATTACCGGCAACAAAGCACTACGAGAAATTGGGGGAAATGAATCCATTCAGATTTGTTCTCATATTGTCAGAGATTGAATCCAGAGACTATAAAACCTGGAAATGTCCAATTCATGTGGACTGAATGCAAATCCAAATGAATCACCTTAACACACTCACCTTTGCAAGGAGATTGTGTTTGAGTCATCTCTGtgagaaaaaaggaaaacagaCATTGTTAGGTTTAATTATTTggatagaaatgttttttttgtaacttatctttcataaactcatttgctcccaaaaacatataaatacattctattttaaatattaccctgctcccaaatatgtatttatacattttttatacatttttttttaatgtttttttatttttatgctagagcatacagaaggctttgatgcaacctctgaactgaagagaatgcttggagcaatggtagttattactaaTACAGAAACAGCCAGCAGTTGTCAGCAGAgtatatgagatcaaccagggccatgttgcaaaaggctaTTTTCCTCAATGTTTTCAACgcatttatgaataatgataaaacttagctatattctaatgctaattgctgcaaaacaaacagcTAGAAATACATATCTGACTCTAATTTCCTTTGGAATGTTCCTTgtatttatagcaatagaacacaatcttctgtgggccttgaaaaatcagtcaaaagccagtaaaacagtcgcgagtgaagggggttgcttcagtgtaaatggctgccagtcaatgagttaaaaaaggGTTCGGTCTTCAGTGAATGCGTATGGGAAACTAGTGGGGTTCAGCACATACAACAAGTTTAAGAACCACCCACTGCTCTATCAATAGCAGGATTGCATCATGTAGTTGTCTCATTGAAAGCCATCAGAATATATAACAATAAATGCGGTTAAGCGAAGCAAGGAcatcacttaaaaaaatgattcataCAAAACTTGGATGCAATTCAGGTTGTGTCCTCAGACTGACGGCAAGCCTGTTGCCACCAACAGCACAAGTATGAGGGTAAGTGTTTGACAAATAACATTACATCTACACTTGTATTTGGCATGTGAGCCGAATAGTGGCATGtagagagagaaagaggaaaaaaagaaaatttgtcTGGTAAATCTTTCACTGAAGTTCAAACCATCTGGGAATTAGAATGTTGAGGGCGCAGTTTATTTTTGTCTCTTGAGCCTCAATACAACATGACAAAGATGATAATCTTTGCTGACTCTCAAAGAATACATGTCACAGATACATGCAGCATTTCAATAGAGGTTTTGCTAAACATAGCTAGAGTGACGTCACCAGGGTGTCCAATGGCCTCATTCAACCTTGATGTATGACTCACCTGCCAGGCAGTCCACCAGGTGAGGTTTAGCCAGATTACCGACCTCAAGCCAGGTCATATGTATTTCCCGTATTTGATTTAGTGCATTACCATGCAAGTTAACATCTTCTTATACATGTAAAGCAGTTAAGCAAGTATGTATAGTAGTTCATTGATGTTTTATGATCGAGACAATTTGAGCCTGGAACTGAAAATTAGCTATGAGAAAaacagttttgaaaaaaaaaaaaacactaatgagATGTAAATCATTGTTCCATACCAGATTGCATTTAACCTTAACGGTTCCACTGTAATTTAACTGAGGctgtaaaaattattttaatgcttTGCTTATTGTTATGAAAGAAACACAATACATAACGGTATCGCATCTCTTTGAGGTTGTGCACATGTGCCCCTATGAAGTGTTTGGTGAgtgtatattaaaataaaattttaaaaaaattgccaggAGCTGTGTTATTATTCATCACAGCAATTCTAATGAACTAGCCTTGCGCAAACCGCCAAATTTTTTGTAGACCAGCAGACACGTATTAAACCCACATTTTGGTTTATGCTTGTCccagttaaaaaataaagtctCACCTGTGAAAAAGCAGCTCAATGAGATTATTGGTAGAGGTGAAGGCTCTGTAGGTGGAGAGGAAAACGTGGACGTAGTCAGGTTCCTGATTCTGTGGATCCAGGAGGTGGGCCACCAAGTGCTCCAGGGTGCCAGCTTTCAGTCTGCGCAGCTTCACTGTGTGGTAGTGAACATAAATGGAGGCTGTGCTGTCTACCGCCATGGCCATGTCTGTGCTCGGTATGACGGGCTCTCGTCGCAGCGTGATGCCAAACACAGCCCCGTTCTCCTCTTCGTCCCCCCATTCCTGCACATGGTCCTGTATAGGGGTAAATGCAATTTAGAGTACTGGCGACACACTAAGACTCGATGATATTGCTTTTCTTCCTCAGAAAAAAACAGCAGATTTATTTTAAACCAATTTTAGCACGTttgtcttttttcatttttaaaatacatttttttaccctatcaaaaatatatttgaaaaaagtacattttaaaactttgtttcattaaaacaaaatactaGGAATAAACTCAAGTTAGAGATCAAATGAACCATTACTCACCTATGCCAATGTGTGGGCATCATCATTGACCAAACATAACACAACACTAATAATATTAATCTTCTTGAATAACTATATAACCCAGTGCATTTCTACGCACTAAGTGAGCTCCATTTCAACGTGGTGACAAACATACACATGTGCAGCACAAATCTCATGACAAACTGACTAATACAATGAGTGCTCAACCAATTACTGTGATTTAGCGTGTGACCTGATCCGATGACTGCAACATAAAGCACAGTTTAGTTTAGCAGGGGCACCATTTGTGCAGCAACAAGCTGTCACTGTCTGCAGTGACTGTCACGCTCGTTCTAATTAAACTGACAATAAAGTTGGACCTCAACATTATACTTTAAATCAGTCGCTAACTCCTAGGTTGTCAAATTAACACCAGGCAATAATTTAAATAGTTCGCAACTTCAAATCGGTAGCAAAAATGAATGATAAAGGATGGGGATAGCATAGTTAGGGGTAAATATTAACACGGTTGTTGTCGAAAATTGATGCTAACTCACCAGTGATAACTGCCATTTCCCCGCAGTTCCCATTTTTGCATGGCGACACGCACGTTTAGTCAAGAAGGTGATGCGCATTGCTCCGACAAGATACGAACTCTAAAATACATCCAATAGGCATAGTTGCGCGAGTTCGAAGCACGTCATAAAGGCGAAACGGACACAAtccaaaagatttaaaaaaaaaaaaaaaaaaaaaaaagacaaaagtgaggGGGCGGTACAGGGAAGTGGCAGGTGTGGGCGGGGCTAGCATAGAGGGCCAATGGGAATGAAGTCATACCCAATCGAAAGTTAAACAAACATGGAaagcatccatcatccatccatttcctgaaccgcttatttctcacaagcgAGATatgaatacaaacaaaaacctgCACTGTAGACTACAATACTCAGGAATTATAGCAGGAAATATTACATCCATTTTTACTTGTCTTCACTCAGCATGATAACATGgcattgttttatgttttttttaattgtaattactgtctttgttattaatttattattgtttcaACTATCTTTGTTTTATGTCTGCCTTTTACTTCATGTACAGCACGTTCTATGCAGCTATGTTGTTATGTTAGTGCTCTGTAATAAAGTTGAGTTAGGATTCCTGTTAAGAAAACtgtgaaatatttaaatattacaaaacacCCTTGAAAATGAGGCACTCTGTACAGATATTAACAATTtgtgtggaaaaacaaacagatttaaaaaaaaaaaaaaaaaaaaaaaagtcttacgtgTGATTAGCACTTCTGGACTTTTTCCATTGAAACTCCATGGCTTTAAGAATGGAACAAACAATGTCACTTTGGAAATGTATTTCACACAGTGAATTTTTAACGTAGTTGGTCTAAAATTACCACTAAGTTGCAATTTTGCTGTCACAAAATTACCAGTTAAACTTTCAAAACTGTATCAGTAGGCCTTATTAGCATGGGAAAGTCATGTGCATAACTTTTCTCCCCATAATTTTCTCCCCACTTAGAACAATGGCAGTATTACCATCAACAACAAAACTCTGTACAATAAAGGCTGGAATTGAAAGGGGCATAATTTGTATTTgcgatttatttaaatgtaatgtCAATCTTTAtagttatggaaaaaaaaaaaaacattttcagttaaaTTAAAAGAATTTAAATTTGTAGTAAAGGCTCTATTCTTGAGTTGATGAAATGTCATCTAGTTTATCAAAATCTTAGAGGAATAGatagatttgatttttttttttttaaagtctagaTAAACATATTAGAAATATGCTCCACAGTTTTATATAACAACATTTTTCCTCAAGTAAAATTCTTCTGGAACACAGaattaatttatattatataaattGGAATATAATATGCCCCTTTCAGTttcacatttcaaataaaataattgatcctTGCTATAACAATTTCCATGTTGACTGACTTGGATGAGTAATACACCTTCTGTGGGACTGAgacaatttcacatttattttgtaattgccCTGTGTCATCTAATTTTGGAgtgatttagaaaaataaaaaaactgaacGTACCATCACAGTAGTTACAAGATATGCACGTTCTTTGTCCTTTGTGATCCATCTTATGCTGCTATTTGTCATCTTTTACTTACAAAAAATGATCCTTTTGTATAATCTTTACACAAAAATACTCTGAAACTAAGGAATTAAGGTATTTGTATGCTGCAATACCCCAGTGATTTGTCATATAGACCTTGAATAAAAATGAGCCCACTGTGCCTGTACATTTACtgctttattgtttattttgtttgatgCTTGCATTGTTTTATTCCTTTTAAGACAATGTACCTTGTACAAATATtgatgtttatgcactttattaCATATtgtctgaatatttttgtttttgttcataacAATGTTTCAATACAAACAACTCCTTTCTCTCTATTATGTTAGTTTACGGTTCTGAGCTCACACTGTACATTTGTTGGCATCAAACACAAAACCAAAGCCCTTTTTCTGCTTTTAGTGGGAGAAAAGCTAAAATAGTTCTGagacaacaaaattaaatgttcttagtATGTCAGGTGTTGTGCCCTTATACCACATAAGGGAGACTCCCcaacaattcatttttttccacattgaaTGCATTTAACAGCTAAGACAATAACCACAACagatatgaaaatgaaaacatagcTCTGTTAAATTTCTATGAAAATAATTACACTGAATTtacacagccattttcaaaaatttgTCGGTTTAAGATGATCATTGGAGTCGCCCATCCCAGTATCGGGCCAACATCAACATGTGAGGTTGAGTGCACTGCTGCCTCCAAAGAATCCAGTTGGGACACTTTTGTACCTGCAAGTAGCTTGCGTTCCTGCCCGTGGTGTGAGGGGAGTGGCGGGGAAACACCCGCAGCATGAAACAGGTCCGTTGCCATCTGCAAAAGGATCTTTAGCTCCATCACGTGAAAGAATCCGAATGTAAAGAGTGCCAGTCTGCTAGTAGGCCTATTATTAGTAATACTAAACATGGATCATTTTTGACAACTTTGTCGTCTGAATGTGAATCCATACAAGAATACGAAGGAAAATATTTGACCCTTTTACTAGCTTGTTGCTATGTAAACATACCAAAAAAGCACCCATCTAAATTAAAGCACCACTACACAGCCACTCATTATGACAACGCTAACAAGCAGACAAGAGGAAATATTCATCAGGCTGGCTACGAATGAGTCCAACAATGAGCCTTTTGTTGCCCTAATGAGATTCTGGCAGTACATCGAGCATCCATGTACTCTTTGCAAACAAAAGGACAGACCGAGCCAGAAACGAGCGCAATTATGACTGATTAGTCACTTGAATGGTGAGGAGGTGACAAGCAATCACATTTCCCAAAGTTATGGGGTGCTTCCTCAAACATTCCACCTGCTTACAAGGCTTGCAAGCTGAAAATAAACCATACGCCTCCATACTGTGATGACGTTGAAAAGAAATGTTGCGCGGAAGTACCCGCAGAAGTTCCCAAAGTCTGACAAACTTTCGTTACGATTTAAGACAGTTTTAGCAGGGAtgttttaattgaattaaatacTTTCAAATTGACTAAGTATTCGGTCAGATTTAGAGACATAATCTATCAGAATACTGTACCATCTCATTGTTACCAAGCTGGTAAGAAAGCCCAATTCTGTTCCGAGATTGCAATCGGCTATCTCTGCAGTGAGAAATTGGTACTTAAGTAAAGTTTGGGATAAATTGTACTTGTCCGAGTAGTTTTAATGAAACAcattttactcaagtaaatatgTAAGAAGAAAGGGGACTTTATTCAATGACATTGAGTTGCATtcgttcagtatttttttttaatctacatggtaaattctgtagagtaaatttgactctattcagTGTGGCACCAAATAGAGtccgttttagagtaatatttacacttggaagaaaagaaaagaaagcattggaaaaaatgaaaaaataaaagtgactcaaggtaggAATGAACGCACAACCTTCAGCATGGGAGACAGctaatctactccctgagccatgcAGCTCCTGCTTTATGCTAGTatatgtcagctgcagctgattccatgattgcatggaatccTTCTCTCCAAGAGACCACAAACCatgtctttggtctcttggagaaaagcaaacagtaggaggggcataggcggtagtgtggcagtctcccaagctgaaggtcgtgagttcaaacctcaacccttgagagcattttatttatttatttatttatttactttttttttttttttactctcttcttagtgtaaatcttagtttactctaaaacACATATACaatacaacccagaaagttaggtaaaattgacccaagtagtggatTGGTCCCTTTTTACCCAAATCctgccatttttgacccaaaggttTTCAGAATGAACCATTTACTCTCCAATTCACACTGAATGACAGTTTTGAAAAATAGTTGgttcaaaagtaacccaaattgggtcaagaaGGGACTGAGTCAGGTTTTTGAGTGGTTAAATGAAGAACCCatgcacaaaacaaacaaaattggaCTGTTTTGCGGGTtatttttttgacccaactttttaagTTATGGTAAATGAATAACGCAAAATGTTGGATCGCTCCCTTTTTGAtccaatgtgttttttgtttttttacattgagtGCAATGTTTACATCTAAGGGTATGAAAAGTCGCAGTTTCATAATGAGCTGTTTAACAGCTGCACATAGGATAACAAAATAGTTTTAAGGTCATATGTGGCCAATAGCCAAACGATCAAATGTACATCTTTTGGAGTAAAAAGTATGCTTTCTACCATACAGTGATATAAActttaaagctttaactttAACAGCCCTAGTATAGACACACACCAAGTGCAAGTTAGGTACTATAAAACATagcgacatttaaaaaaatatataataataataataataataaaataaaaacaatgctttATCAATAATGTTTCTGTTGAGGTTGAACTCACCTCACACTGTTCATCAGAATCCAACAGCTGAAAGCTCCTCAGCCACACCCCAGGTTCCTTGTCCACATGTGCGTCCACCGAGTGACTCAGCCTCAGCCCCAGTAGCTTCTTCATCCTGCCCACCGGTGTACGGAGGTTGCGGTACTCCCCCCCATCATCACCTCCACTCACCGGAAGAACGGCCCTCATCTCCCACACCATGTCACGTACGTGCAGTCGCGCACTAAGGCTCACTCGCCTCGCTGGATCTCATCCACACCTGATGTCTCATCTGCAtcagaaaaggggaaaaaaatcatgaacATCATATGATGGCTGATGAATGGCTGAATGTATAACCCTCTCTTAAATTGCGgatgagccaaggcacatattgtTATGGGCCCaattggtcagtccacacgtgtttgttttttgttttttttaattgtccactaaaaagtgttgaaaatgcttGATATCTTTGACTTACACAAAGTTAatgatcaaaacaaacaaacatggtgtTTTTTGGGTCAGGTATAAGGATTTCACCCGACGCCAACAATAcgatatattacaaaaatcttACCACACTCgaccaaacaaaaatatcaagaaagaaagagaacaaGGATGTGTAGTTTTAGTGGAAGATAATTTAATCGTTCTACCGGTCACTATACGACATTGGCAAAGACAGGCGAATAATGGTATATTCATTGTAAATAACTACTATTTTCCAGATCAATTGAGTTGGATAAATTCCAGCACACCTAATTATATTGCACGGCACACTCTGTCCTGCAGCACAATGGCTGGAGATCACTGCATGAGAGGTGTGACAATAATCTTGctgactttttaattttgtttttaagcacTACAATCATGAGGTAAAGCCATGATAATTATTCGTCTTGCAGAAAAAGCTCACTGTTTTCAGAAGGTTTCAACCTTTGGACTTAAGTTCTAATTTTTTGAGAAGTGGGGAATTAATAAGGAACCATTAAAATACGCTGAAAAAATATTAAGCCATTTTTGACACATAGCAAGAGATTTCACTTATTTTCCTAAGAACTacataataatattaatgaGATTTGTTAATGATGGCACATATTGTAGATGCAAAATCAAACCTGGGGTTCTGAGACACTTCACAAACACCAATACAGTAAATTGACCAACTTACATTGTGTTTGGAGACATAAAGTTCTAAACAAGATCAACTAGTgtaagtaaaaaagaaaaaaaagaacaatatttaaatgtattatactataccataaaatgtatttatttcaaacgTATGAAACACAAAATAGTTAGAAATATAGCCTACACATgaaaagtcaacaaaaatacgATTATTTTACATAAATGCTAATAGTTATATTCACCTGTTTGTCCTGATCCTTTACAGATAGCATCTCCTGAAGCGTTGCTGGGCCACATGTAAAGCAAGAGTGCGACTGTGGACTGACGCTCATACGTAACTGTGGGTTGATGATGCTCTCTGTGACTGTTTTGGAATGGTCTCCTCCCCGTTTGGTTGAACACTCCTACAAAACCATTATTGTTTCCCTTCATATCGCATGACTTTAGCTCCACGTCATACCGTAATGTGCGTGCGTACTGccagggcgtttttttgtttgtttgtttttttaattaacgttACTGTAAAATATCTTTGTGTGACGAAGCTGCTTTTAAATAAATCTTACGTGCTGCATAGTTGTGTCAACCATCGTGCATTTTCAAATACATAAAGTGCACGAATGCTTGTTTGTCGAAATTGACAGAGACAAACAAAACCCTCACACAGCCGGCACGTTCAAACTCTGAACCAGGAAGTAAAAAGGTGGGGCGGGGATTCGGTGAACCTCCTCCTCGCGTGATCAATATTGGTAATCTTTGtgtcaaacaaaaaagaaaatctcaaTGGAAATGTTTCCATTATgattttgttgttattaatattattgtattattgttattaatactGATTAGTAATTTACTGATAGCTATAAACACATTTAGACACATGAAGTCAGTTCAACTGACCTTGATTTCATATATAGCAAATTGCAATACTTCAGGTTCACTTTTTGATATACCTCTTCCTGTTGCTTTGTAAATTGTACTTTGTCT encodes the following:
- the rgl3a gene encoding ral guanine nucleotide dissociation stimulator-like 1 isoform X1, with amino-acid sequence MVWEMRAVLPVSGGDDGGEYRNLRTPVGRMKKLLGLRLSHSVDAHVDKEPGVWLRSFQLLDSDEQCEDHVQEWGDEEENGAVFGITLRREPVIPSTDMAMAVDSTASIYVHYHTVKLRRLKAGTLEHLVAHLLDPQNQEPDYVHVFLSTYRAFTSTNNLIELLFHRDDSNTISLQSALLPVIRLWLGDYSADFHEPPQFGSLRLLCSNLRRRLCFRRLAQTAESLLKSLQEQDRSQFTSVDDRVLLCKEEHRDVFMNFPVTDVAEQLTRLDMELFVRVLPFHCLGCVWSQRDKKENRNLAPSVRATISQFNAVTNLVITSLLCPSSPSPSTSSPISSPSPSLSFLYPLSGPGLPPSSHSSPSCRARILEWWINVAKACRQLKNFSSLRAILSALQSNAVYRLKKTWGAVSKECMATFKHLCETFPDENCVLANREILTEDGSQQEVNAGKRSPPLCSKQMNHKDGIVPYLGSYLTVLTMLDTALPDSLEGGLINFEKRRREFEILSQIRQLQASCSHYQLPVNPHITNWLQAHVLFLTDQESYELSRELEPPVDPCPNSPILRSGRLLNKKVPSSQASCDVSLRKTHADQMSVSSSSSSSSDMDDLSVPHSSPLRLKLKSLSNSMHNISEDSASMSSSSSPILSSSSCSSSNPDLSCSSSLSSISTPSVLPVYNKQLADSCIIRVSVECVNNGNVYKSILLTSQDHTPQVIQRALDKHSLEDTFSCHDFSLCQMLNNGNELHVPDNANVYYAMCTTSNYDFVLRQRWRSHGRRSGSSPSPGVKPLVRHK
- the rgl3a gene encoding ral guanine nucleotide dissociation stimulator-like 1 isoform X2, with the translated sequence MRITFLTKRACRHAKMGTAGKWQLSLDHVQEWGDEEENGAVFGITLRREPVIPSTDMAMAVDSTASIYVHYHTVKLRRLKAGTLEHLVAHLLDPQNQEPDYVHVFLSTYRAFTSTNNLIELLFHRDDSNTISLQSALLPVIRLWLGDYSADFHEPPQFGSLRLLCSNLRRRLCFRRLAQTAESLLKSLQEQDRSQFTSVDDRVLLCKEEHRDVFMNFPVTDVAEQLTRLDMELFVRVLPFHCLGCVWSQRDKKENRNLAPSVRATISQFNAVTNLVITSLLCPSSPSPSTSSPISSPSPSLSFLYPLSGPGLPPSSHSSPSCRARILEWWINVAKACRQLKNFSSLRAILSALQSNAVYRLKKTWGAVSKECMATFKHLCETFPDENCVLANREILTEDGSQQEVNAGKRSPPLCSKQMNHKDGIVPYLGSYLTVLTMLDTALPDSLEGGLINFEKRRREFEILSQIRQLQASCSHYQLPVNPHITNWLQAHVLFLTDQESYELSRELEPPVDPCPNSPILRSGRLLNKKVPSSQASCDVSLRKTHADQMSVSSSSSSSSDMDDLSVPHSSPLRLKLKSLSNSMHNISEDSASMSSSSSPILSSSSCSSSNPDLSCSSSLSSISTPSVLPVYNKQLADSCIIRVSVECVNNGNVYKSILLTSQDHTPQVIQRALDKHSLEDTFSCHDFSLCQMLNNGNELHVPDNANVYYAMCTTSNYDFVLRQRWRSHGRRSGSSPSPGVKPLVRHK